The following is a genomic window from Aeromonas sp. FDAARGOS 1405.
GCAAAGTAGTGATTTTTCGGCAGACGCTGCGCCATCCAGTGATGGCCGGTGGCAGTCTCCAGATACCAGAGCTCGTTATCATCCACCACGGCGACACCAAATCCCTCTCCCGCGCCTATGGTCTCGATGATGTTGCCAAGCAACGAGATCGCCTCGCGGGCCGATGTGGACCGGGAGAGCAACACATCGGGAATGTCATCCTCGGTGATCCCCTTATCTTCCACATAGGGGTCAAAGGCGAGCGCTTCGGGTGAGGCAAAAATGGACTCGGTGCCGCTCACCCCGACTCCCTTCTCGTTGAACCCGGTGGCGCCATGCAGCTGGGTCTTCCAGTTCGGTACCGTGGTATAGCGCAGGGAGTTTTTCGGCAAGGGGTAGCTGAAATCATTGGCGCCATTGTGAGCCTTGGAGCTGTGCATACCGCTCTGCCCCTGCTTGGCCGGATGGATCACGAAATGCTGGGCTTTCAGGGCATCGCTGTCGGCGCTGCGGGCCACCATCATGGAGCCATCGGCGCTGGCTTCACTGCCGACCAGCAAGGTGGTACAGGCGAACGCCGACGAGAAGAGAGCAAGGTTGATGGAGAGTGCGACGACGCACTTTTTGAAGGAATACATGAGATCTCCTTGTTGCACAGAGTGGTTGCAAATAAGCGGTGGCGCGCCAGTCAACCTGCCGCTGTCACAAGGGATCTGCGCGGTGACACGGGCCGGACAGTGCGGGCCATCAAACCGTAAACACGAAAAAGAGCAGTGCGAATAAACCATGGAAACCAGGGAGGTAGCCAGGCCCCCTGATAGGCGACCTGTGCGCATTTCTGCTTTCCGCTGTCCCGCTGGCGTGGCGATACTAGGCCCAATCAACTGACTTGAGTGTGACTGACAGCCCAAAACACCAACAATAAAGACTCAATCGATGCAAAATGTTGATAAGTGTGACAAGTGCAGGATCCTTGGCGACATTCAGCCGTCAACACAAGGCACGCAAGGCGCATACAGAAGGGAAATAAAGAGATGAGGAGATGTGACGCGCGGGATGGCGTGCTGACGCCATCCCGCGATTCAAGTCAGTAGGTCACTGCGCATCCGGCTGGTTTGCGGGGGCGGCCTTGATAAAGGCTTGCAACTGTTCGCAGTTGGCGACGATGCGGCGGATAGTGGGGTAATCGTCCAGGGTCATGTCGTAGCGGCGGGCGTTGTAGACCTGGGGCACCAGCATGCAGTCGGCCAGGGTCACTTCGTTGCCGACGCAGTAGACACCGGCGGTGGTCATCAACAGCTGTTCGAGGGCGGTGAAGGTCTCGTCAATCCAGTGGCGATACCAGCGGGCCTCCTGCTCGTTGTTGGCCCTGAAGTGCTCTTCCAGATAGTTGAGTACCCGCAGATTGTTGAGCGGGTGAATATCACAGGCGATCATGTTGACGATCTGGCGCACCCGTGCCCGCGCGTCGGGGGAAGAGGGCATCAGTGAGTAGGCGGGATAGGTCTCGTCGAGGTACTCCATGATGGCGACCGACTGACCGATCTGCACATCGCCATCCACCAGAAACGGCACCAGCCCTTGCGGGTTGATCCGGCGATAGGCCTTCTCGCTCTGCTCGCCTTGCCGCAAATTGATGGGATGCTGCTCGTAGGCGAGCCCCTTGAGCTGCAACACGATCCGCACCCGAAAACTTGCCGATGAACGCCAATAGCCAAACAACTGCAACATAATCTGTCCCTGCTTTTTATCTGGGCCCGAAGCCCGGCAGATGCTCGTCACCTGCCTCCTTGTGTATCCGGCACCGGTTGAGGCTCGTCGTGATCCGGACATATCCGGAATATCCTTGCCGCCAACCGGCGCTGGCCATCAACCTCCCTGACCGCTCGCTGGCACCACCTGTTGAGAGATGGTGCCAAACAGATTTTGGCCAGAGCGATCTTCCATCGAGATCGACACTCTATCACCAAACTGCAAATAGGAGGTTGTAGCTTGATCACAATCAAGAATTTCCAGCATGCGGCGCTCGGCGATGCAGGATGAACCGGCGCTGCGATCGTAGTTGGAGACGGTGCCCGAGCCGATGATGCAACCCGCCCCGAGCGGTCTTGTCTTGGCGGCGTGGGCAATCAGTTCAAAGAAGTTGAAGGTCATGTCCACCCCGGCATCCGGTGCGCCAAACAGGGCACCATTCAGATGGGTGCGCAGGGGCAGCAGCACCTTGCCATCGCGCCAGTCATCCCCCAGCTCGTCCGGGGTGATGGCCACCGGCGAGAAGGCGCTGGACGGCTTGGACTGGAAGAAACCAAATCCCTTGGCCAGCTCCCCCGGAATGAGATTGCGCAGGCTCACATCGTTGACCAGCATCAACAGTTTGACGTGACTGGCGGCCCCCTGCGGGCTCACCCCCATCGGCACATCGTCGGTGATGATGGCCACCTCCGACTCGAAATCGATCCCCCACTCCTCGGAGCCCATGACAATCGGCCCACGGGGAGCCAAAAAGCTGTCGGAGCCCCCCTGATACATCAACGGATCGTGCCAGAAGCTTTCCGGCATCTCGGCGCCGCGAGCCTTGCGCACCAGCTCCACGTGGTTGACGTAGGCGCTGCCATCGGCCCACTGATAGGCACGCGGCAAGGGAGAGAGGCAAGACGCTTCGTCAAAGGGGAACGCCTCGGCCACACGGCCCTCGTTAAGCTGCTGATAGACAGCCTCAAGCCTGGGGGCAACCTCGGCCCACTCATCGAGGGCGGCCTGCAAAGTCGGGGCTATCTCGCTCACCCGCACTGCCCGGGTCAGATCCCGGCTCACCACCACCAAAGCGCCATCGCGCTTGCCATTGTTCAATGTTGCCAATTTCATAAGCGATTCCTTATTTGCCGGCAGCAGCGTCCGGGCGCTGCCAGCTGGAGACATACCGGGTGTTCTCGATCCCTTCGCACAGACTGCCGACGTTCAGCGCATCGCGGGTATCGAGCATGACCGCCACCTCGTCGGTGAACTTCTTGGCATAGGCCTGCCCTGCCGCAAACGCCTTGGGATGGGGGCCGTGGGTGAAACCGGCGGGATGGAAGGTGACCATGCCCCGCTCGATATTGTCCCGGCTAAAGAAATCCCCCGCGTGGTAAAAGAGCACCTCGTCGTAATCGTCATTGCTGTGATAGAAGGGCACCTTGAGGGCGCCGGGATCGCTCTCGATGGGGCGCGGCACGAAGGTACAAATCACGAAGCGGCTCGCCACAAAGGTCGAATGAGCCGACGGCGGCAGATGGTAGCGATGGCTCATCAGCGGGCGGATATCCCGCCAGTTGAGGCGCACCACGCACAAGTCCCCGTGCCAACCTTGCGCATCAAGCGGGTTGAAGGGCCAGGTGATGACCGACACCTGATCGTGACGCTTCACCTGCAGCGACCAGGGATTCTCATCCTGCTGGGCTAAAAAGCGTTCATTGATGGCGGGCACATCGAGCGCCGCCGGGTCGAAGATGGCGTGATTGCCCACCAGCCCCTTATCCGGCAGCTGGTAGCTGTCGTTGGTCGCCTCGATCATCAGGATGAACAGGGGCGCCGTCGGCTCGATGCGCCACATGGTGCCGCGGGGGATCACCACGTAGTCGCCATCGCGAAGAGTCAGGTGGCCGTAGTCGCAGAAGAACTCACCGCCCCCCTCGTGGATAAAGAGCAGCTCGTCGCCGTCGGCGTTGCGCACCAGAAACGGCATCGCCTCGGAGAGCCGCCAGATGCGATAGCGGCAGTGGGGGTTGCTGAGAATATCGGGAGCCACCCAGGGAGAGAGCGAGCTTACCTCCTCCTGGAGGGCATTGAGGTCAAACAGCCGTGGCCGCAGCGGCCCCTCCCAACTGATCCAGTCAGTGGGGGCATGCTTGTGGTGCATGTGGGTGGCGGGGCCGAAAAAGCCGCTTCGCCCCAGCTCGCGCTCATAGATGGCCTGTTCCGGCAGGTCGGCATGGGCTTGCCGGGAGTGGGTCCCCTCCCGATGGGGGAAGTTAATCCAGTTACGCATCGCTCGCTCCCTCTTTGCGGGCACCCTTCTCATCCTCGCCGCCATCCAGCACGCCACGGCGGATCTGGTCCAGCTCAATCGATTCAAACAGCGCCTTGAAATTGCCCTCGCCAAACCCTTCGTTACCCTTACGCTGGATGATCTCGAAGAAGACCGGGCCAATCACGGTGTCGGTGAAGATCTGCAGCAGGATGCCATCCTTGGTGGGGGAGCCGTCGATGAGGATGCGCAGCTCTTTCAGAGCAGCCAGATCCTCCTGATGCCCCTCGACCCGGTTGTTCACCTTCTCGTAGTAGGTATCGGGCGTCGGCATAAAGCCGGTACCGCGGCTGCGCAGGGTGCGGATGGTGTGGTAGATATCGCTGGAGGCCATGGCGATGTGCTGGATCCCCTCCCCCTTGTACTGACGCAGGTACTCCTCGATCTGGGACTTGTCATCCGCCGACTCGTTGATGGGGATGCGGATCTTGCCACAAGGCGCGGTCATGGCACGGGAGTGCAGCCCGGTCAGCTTGCCCTCGATATCGAAGTAGCGAATTTCACGGAAGTTACCGATCCGCTCATAGAAGTTGGACCAGACATCCATATTGCCGCGATGGACGTTGTGGGTCAGGTGATCGATCTCCATAAGACCGGCATCCACCTCTGCCATCCGGGACTGCCAGTCGGGGTAGAAGACAAAATCCACGTCATAGATGGAGCCCTTGTCGCCATAGCGGTCGACAAAGGAGAGCGTGCTCTCGCCGATACCGTAGATGGCGGGAATATTGAGCTCCATCGGGCCAATCTTGCCGACAAAGGGCTTGGCCCCCTTGGCGATGGCGTACTGCTGGGCTTTGCCCGCATCGCTCACCCGAAATGCCATGCCGCAAACGCTCGGCCCGTGCAGGCTGGCAAACTGCTCCGCCTGGGAGTGAGGCTCGGCATTGACCACAAAGTTGATATCCCCCTGCCGGTAGAGCCAGCACTGCTTGTGTTTGTGCTTGGCGACCTCGGCAAACCCGAGCGAAACGAACAGGCTCTTGAGGGCAGCAATCCCTTTGGCATCGGGGGCTGTGTACTCGACAAACTCGAAACCGTCTGTGCCTAAAGGATTGATGGTATGGGTGGCGGAAGAGGTGGCATTCATCGGGCGCTCCTTGCTCTTGATTCGGTTAAAACGGATTGCGGCACCCAGCGGCGCGGCAAGTGTTAACAACTTGTTTCATTAGAAGCAGGGCGTAGCAGGAAGAGAAGAGGCGGGTTGCAGATAGTTTTTCGCAGCTGGCAGCAAATAATGTAAATGGATTGTGACATTCAAGTCGCAGCCTTGCGGATCAAACGGTGACGACCCGCATGGCTGTCAGCTTTGGCTTACAGTTGCCAGTTTTTGACCAGCAGATGGGGCAAGCGGGCCCGGGCTTTTTGCAGTCGCGTGGGCGTTGGATTGATCAGCCACGCCTCTTTCCCCAACCCCAGCAGTGGCAGATCGTGCAGGCTGTCGCTCAAGGCCAGCTCGACATCGAGGGCGCAGATCTCCGGCAGCAGCTTGTGCTGGCCGTGGCAATAGAAGCGCGGCATCAGGCCGCCAAAACGGTAGTGCATCTGCGAGCCAATGATCCGGTGGGGCAACTGGCCGGGCAGTTGCTGATAGAGTTGGGCTCGCACCAGCGCGCAGGGGCTGGCGGAGATCACCCAGCAGCGCGCCCCCTCGCTTTGCAGCAACTCGCGAGCCTGACGAAACAGCCCCGGCCTGGTGCGGCAATAGGCGCGCACCAGCTTGCGCCAACCGAGGGGAGAGAGCCAAAGCGTGATGGCCCACCAGATAAGGGAGATACCGCGCCGCCGCTGGCTGGGTAGCAGCTGACTTGGCAACAAATAGACCAAGCCACCCAGCGCAATCACTGGCAACAGCAACAGCGGCCAGATCCGGCGGCGCAGGATATAGCGCAGCAGACCGGCGTGGCTGTCGCCGGGGGCCAGGGTGTCGTCAAAGTCGGCCAGGATCCAGCGCGGAGTGCCCCCGTCAGGATCACGATCTATCGCTGAAGGGATAATGGTGTCAGACGCTGGGCGCATAAACATCAGGGCGCAAGGGCTGCAATGGCTGCAGTGAGCTCAGGGGTGACAAATTCACTCCCCACATCGGGCGAGCAGACAAAATCGAACGGCTCGCCCGCCAGGGTAAAACTCAGTCGCCAGGCGTGCAGATAGCCGCGATCGGAGGGCGTACCGCCATAGCGCTCATCCCCGAGAATGGGGGCGCCGATGCTTTTGAGGGCAACCCGGATCTGGTGGGTTTTGCCGGTCTGGGGCTTGACGCGATAGAGCCGCAGCCCTTCGCGCACCGACACCGAATCGAACCAGCTGATGGCAGGATTATCCAGCGTGCGCGCCAGCAGCCAGCTGCCGCCACGCCCCTTTTGCATATCCCCTTTCACCCAACCCTGCTTCTTCTTCGGTTTACGATCGGAGAGCGCCAGATACTGCTTGCTCACCTCACGGGCCGCAAAAGCCATGCTCAGCTCACGGTTCGCCTCTGTGGTGCGGGCCAGCAGCACCAGCCCGGAGGTCATCTTGTCGAGCCGGTGCACCGGATAGAGGGTGAGCCCGGTATCGGCTTTCACGCGATTGACCAGTCCCGGATTGACCGACTCCCCGTCGCCCTTCTCGTCGTGCATGCCTATGCCGGGCTGCTTGTCGATAACCAGGAAAGCGGGATGCTCAAACAATATCCGGTACATAAAACCTCGGGAACTGGGGAATAAGGCTCACAGCCAACGACTGGCGGCGCTCGGGAGTGCTGCATTCTCCCTGCTCGGGCACTATTTGGCAAACCGGGCGGGCAGAGGATAAAGATAAAAAATGGCCCCGCCTGCAACAGGCGGAGCCATTTTCGCTCATATTGGCAGGTCAACCCTTACACATTGCGCGGGCGCAGGTGGGCGTGCCAGCGCGCTTCCCACTTTTTGAACAGCCAGACGATGACAAAGGTGAGCAGCATATAGAGCAGCCCTGCGGTCAAAAAGGCCTCGAACGGACTGTAGTAGCGAGAGTTGATGATCCGCGCCGCGCCGGTCAGATCGACGATGGTGATGATGCCCGCCACCGCCGAGCCTTGCAGCATGAAGATCACCTCGTTGCTGTAAGCCGGCAGTGCCCGACGAAACGAGTTGGGCAAAATGATCCGGGTCAGGGTCTGCCAGCGGGTCATGCCAAAGGCGTTGGCTGCCTCAATCTGGCCGCGCGGCATGTTGTGCACCGCCCCGCGCACGATCTCGGCGGTATAGGCGGCGGTATTGAGGGTGAAAGCCAGCAGCGCACAGAACCAGGCTTCGGAGAAGAGCGACCAGGCGGCACTGTTCTTCAGCCACTCCCACTGGGCAGCGCCGTAGTAGATGATAAAGAGCTGCACTAGCAGCGGGGTGCCGCGAAAGAAGTAGATATAGGCCCAGATCGGCCCCTTGATCAGCCAGTTGCGGCTGTTGCGCAGAATGCCCATGGGCACCGCCAGCATCAACCCAAGGATCAGAGAGAGGGCCACCAGCCAGACGGTGGTATAGAGCCCCTCCCAGTAGGTGGGCCACTCTTTGAGAATGATTGAGAAATCCATGGCTTACCTCGTCTTGATGGCGTAATGACGCTCGGCCCACTTGAGCGCCGAGGTGGAGACTGCGGTGAAGATCAGGAAGATCAACGCCACCGCCATGTAGAAGGTGAAGGGTTGCTGGGTCGAGCCCGCCGCCAACGAGGCTTTGCGCACCATGTCATCAAGGCCGATGATGGAGACCAGCGCGGTGGTTTTCAGCAGCACCAGCCAGTTGTTGCCAAACCCGGGCAGAGCGTGGCGCATCATCTGGGGGAAGAGGATCCGCACAAACACCTGGGTAGCCCGCATGCCAAAAGCCCGTGCGGCCTCCAGCTCACCTTTGTCCACCGCCAGAATGGCGCCGCGAAAGGTCTCGGTCATGTAGGCGCCGAAGATAAAACCGATGGTCGCGACACCGGCCACAAAGGGGCTGATGTCGATATAGTCCGGAAGCAGGGAGACCCACTCCTGATTGGGATTGCTCTCCAGTAACCAGCTGTTGTAAGTCTCGTTGACCCAGGTGCAGATGCCGTTAATCAGCACCTGGCCGCCAAAGAAGAGCAGCATCATCAGCACCAGATCGGGGATACCGCGAATAATGGTGGTGTAGCCGGTGGCGATGGCCCGGGCCCACTTGTAGGGAGAGAGTTTGGCCAGCGCCCCCAGCATCCCCAGCAGCAACGCCAGCAGCAGGGAGGCCAGCGCCACTTCCAGGGTGACCCAGGCGCCCTCCAGCAGCGAGGCTTCGTATCCTTTCAAATCAAACATATGCAGCTCCATCGCCACTGAATCTTCACGCACCTGCTAACCAGAAGGCTCCATAGCAGTCCGAATGAAATATGTGCAGCTCCATTGCAATCAATGCGGGCCCGTAAACTCCCTCAGGGAGGTGACGGGCCCGATGACTACTGACGGGATCAACCTGTCGTTACTTGCCGTAGACGTCTTTGGACTTACTCGCCGTAAACGTCTCTTTGTTTTACTCTCCGTAAACGTCGAACTCGAAGTACTTGTCGTTGATTTCCTTGTACTTGCCGTTGGCACGCAGCGCCAGAATGGCGGCGTTGAATTTCTCTTTCAGATCCTTGTCAGCCTTGCGCACTGCAATACCGGCGCCTTCGCCAAACCACTTGGGATCGGTCAGTTTCGGGCCGACGAATTCAAAGGCATCACCCCCCTCTTTCTTCAGCAGACCGTCGGTGATGGCGGCAGAGTCGGCCAGCACATAGTCCACACGACCGGATTTCAGATCGAGATAGGCTTCATCGGCGGTGCCGTAACGCTTGATGGTGGCATTGGGGAAGTTGTCGGTAATAAAGGTATCCATGGAGGTCGCACGCTGCACCGCGACGGACTTGCCTTCCATAAAGGCTTTGTCGAGCTGCACGTCAGTGCCCTTCTTGGCGGCGAAGCGGGCCGGAATGTGCTGGTACTTCTGGGTGAAGTCCACTTTCTTCTTGCGCTCTTCTGTGATGTCCATGGTGGCGATGATAGCGTCAAACTTGCGCGACAGCAGCGCCGGAATGATGCCGTCCCAGTCCTGCTTGACCAGGGTGCACTTCACTTTCATCTCTTCGCACAGGGCGTTGGCGATGTCGATATCAAAGCCTTTCACCTCGCCACTGGGCTCGGTCCAGGAGAAGGGGGGATAGGCACCCTCAACCCCGATCCGGACCTCTTTCCACTCCTTGGCCATCAGGCTACCGGACGCGAGGGCAGTGACTACGGCTGTCGCCAGCATCAGCTTGTTCATGTATCTCTCCTTGATAAAACAGTTGATTGGGTAACCAGGCATCCCGCCATCAGTAGATGGAGGAGATGAATTGCTTGAACCGCTCGGATTTGGGATGGGCGAAAATCTCCTTGGGGTTGCCCTCCTCTTCCACCCGCCCCTGATGCAGAAACATCACCTTGTTCGATACATCCCGGGCAAACGACATCTCGTGGGTCACCACCAGCATGGTGCGTCCCTCTTCGGCCAGCTCGCGCATCAGGCCAAGTACTTCTCCCACCAGCTCGGGATCCAGCGCCGAGGTGGGTTCGTCAAACAGCATCACCTCGGGCTCTACCGCCAGCGCACGGGCAATGGCGGCCCGCTGCTGCTGACCACCGGAGAGGTGGCCGGGATAGTAGTCACGCCGCTCCCAGAGTCCAACCCGGTTGAGCAGTTGCTCTGCCTTGGCCAGTGCTTCGGCGCGAGGCACCTTGAGCACCTGGATTGGCACTTCGATGATGTTCTGCATGATGGTCATGTGTGACCAGAGATTGAAACTTTGAAACACCATGGCCAGTCGGCTGCGGATCCGCTCAACCTGACGCATATCTTCCGGCAACCGCTCGCCGGCGCGGCTGGTTTTCATCCGGATCAACTCGCCATGGAGCGAGACGGTGCCGGATGAGGGGGTTTCGAGCAGATTGATACAGCGAAGAAAGGTCGACTTCCCCGAACCGGAGGAGCCGATAAGGGAGATCACATCACCCTTGTGGGCGGTCATGTCGATGCCCTTGAGCACTTCGTGGGTGCCAAAATATTTGTGCAGATCACGTACTTCCAGTGCGGCAACGTCGCTCATCCATTACAACCTTGTCTGTCCCTAGACGCCGCAGGGGGCGTGACTCAACCATCGTCCATTTAACAAAAAGTTAACTGATGGCAACCTTCAGCGAAAATATCACCAGGATAGTGAAAAAACAATACAGAACGAGGGTCTTCAGGGGATTCGCTCTATTTTTATTCGCTCTTTGCGTATTTTTCAGCACTTTGTTTGCATAAACAGCCGTTTCAATGGCTGTTTCGATAACGCCTTTTTATACCCCAATCATATCAGTGGCAAGAGAAAAGCGTGATGTGTGCCAAACCGGCACCAAAATGGCTTTATGCACCCCCTTGCCGAGCGAAATATCGGCCCCCCGATTGGATCAACTTGATTTCATTGATGCACTCGGGCTCGCACAGAACCTTATCAAACAGAGAGGTTGTGGCAAAAAAGTAACAATCTGCCCCCAAAAGGGCTGTTTTCGGCCATGAAAGCGAGAGATATGTGACACAGAGCCAATAAGTAATGATAAGGTGGTGTTTTTATCAGTTTTTGTGATCGAGGCCTCGATGCTGCTCAATGTGTTGCTGATCCTGTTGCCACTGGCAATCGGCTATCTGATTCCCCTCTCCTCTGCCCGGCTGATCAAGCTGGTCAACCAGAGTCTGGGCAAGATGGTCTACCTCATTCTGTTCCTGATGGGGCTCGGGCTTGCCTATGTGGAGAACCTGGGCAGCAATCTGGCGGTGATCTTCAAGGTCGCCGGGGTGATGCTGACCGCGATCACGCTCTGCAACCTGCTGGCCCTCTGGTGGCTCGACAAGCGCACGCCGCCGACCCACGAGGCGAGCGATGCCAAGATGCCGGGCAAGTTGCACCTGTTGTGGGAATCCCTGCAGCTCTGCTTTGTGGTGCTCGGCGGTGTGCTGCTGGGTCTACTGGTGGATCTGCGCGCACTGCCCATCGACAAGTGGAGCGAGTGGGCCCTGATGCTGCTGCTGTTTCTCATCGGGGTGCAGATGCGCAACTCCGGCATGCGGCTGCGCCAGATCCTGCTCAATCCCTGGGGGATGAAGATAGCCGCCACCGTCATCCTCAGCAGCTGGCTGGGCAGCCTGCTGGCGGCCCAGTTGCTGGGCATGCCCTTTGCCCATGGTCTGGCGATGAGCTCGAGCTTCGGCTGGTATTCACTCTCCGGCATTCTGGTAGCCGACAAACTGGGGCCGGTGCTCGGTTCTGCTGCCTTTATCAACGATCTTGGGCGCGAGCTTATCGCCATTCTGATCATCCCGGTCCTGATGCGACGCCACCCCTCGGCAGCCATCGGTTACGGCGGCGCCACGGCGCTGGACTTCACCCTGCCGGTCATCCAGAAATCAGGGGGCATTCAGGTGGTGCCGGTGGCCATTGTCTCCGGCTTTATCCTGAGCCTGCTCGGCCCCATCCTGATCCTCGGGTTTCTGGCGATCTAAGCCTGATTTCCACATTGCAGATCAAAAAGCCCGACCTTGTTGTCGGGCTTTTGCTGTTTGGAGCAACCACGCACTCGCACTGACTACGATATTACCCGCAGCCTTATTCGCGCCACTGGCCGCCACTCATCACCCGTTCGATAGCAAACGTCCGGTCGTGCACCAGCAGCAGATCCGCATCCTGCCCGACCCCGATACGCCCCTTGCTGCCAAGCCCCAGCGCCTGCGCCGGATTGCTCGTCACCGCGGCCAACGCCCTCTCCAGCGAGACACCGAGCCGGGTCGCGCGCACGCACTGCTGCCACAGGCTGGCAATCTGGCCGCAGCGCATCTCGATTAGCCGCCCTTCGCCATCAAAGCGCGGCAGGCTGGCGTTGGCATCCGAGCTGAAGGTGATGCGCTCGGCAGGCACATTGGCGGCCAGCAGCTCGAGGAGCGCATCGGCGGCAAGCCGCTCGCCATCCTCCAGCAGATCGGGAAAGCTCGAGGTGGTGAGGTCGACCCAACCTCCCGCCTTGCCCCACTCGATGGCCTCGGCAAAGAGCCAGGGGTTGCGGTTGCAGTGGGTGGGATAGAGCTGGCGCAGCGGAATGTCGGTCTCATCGCGAAGAGCCCTCAGGGGGGCCAATGCCCCCTTTCCATCCCCGACATGGAAGAAGCTGACCCCGCTCTTGCCCGCAAGCAGCCCGGCCACTCGCGCCTCGCTGGCAAGCCTGGCCAGCTCGTCGTGGGTCGGCGCACTGGATCTGTGGTCACTGATGGCCACCTCCCCCACCCCCAATACCTCGGGGATCAGGATGATGTCCGACTCCACCGTGCCGGTCAGGGTCTTGACCGGTAGATGGTAGGAGCCGGTATACATAAAAGCGCTCACCCCGGCGGCGCGAAACTCGCGCACCTTGCCGAGCACCTGCGCGGGGGTGCGGGTCAGGCTGTCAGTGCCAAGCGCCGCCACCAGGGTAGTGACACCTGCCTTGAGCGCCTCGCTCGCCGCCAGCTCTGGGGTGCGAAAGGCAAAGCCCCCCTCACCGCCGCCGCCGGTGATATGGGCCAGCGGATCCACCAACCCGGGCACCAGATAGTGGCCACGACCATCGACCCTGTGCAGCGGCCAGTTTTCAGGCACAGTCAGCCCCTGGCCCATCCAGGCAATGCGGC
Proteins encoded in this region:
- a CDS encoding lysine exporter LysO family protein, whose translation is MLLNVLLILLPLAIGYLIPLSSARLIKLVNQSLGKMVYLILFLMGLGLAYVENLGSNLAVIFKVAGVMLTAITLCNLLALWWLDKRTPPTHEASDAKMPGKLHLLWESLQLCFVVLGGVLLGLLVDLRALPIDKWSEWALMLLLFLIGVQMRNSGMRLRQILLNPWGMKIAATVILSSWLGSLLAAQLLGMPFAHGLAMSSSFGWYSLSGILVADKLGPVLGSAAFINDLGRELIAILIIPVLMRRHPSAAIGYGGATALDFTLPVIQKSGGIQVVPVAIVSGFILSLLGPILILGFLAI
- the iadA gene encoding beta-aspartyl-peptidase, which translates into the protein MLTLIEGAEIFSPSHLGQQDLLVADGRIAWMGQGLTVPENWPLHRVDGRGHYLVPGLVDPLAHITGGGGEGGFAFRTPELAASEALKAGVTTLVAALGTDSLTRTPAQVLGKVREFRAAGVSAFMYTGSYHLPVKTLTGTVESDIILIPEVLGVGEVAISDHRSSAPTHDELARLASEARVAGLLAGKSGVSFFHVGDGKGALAPLRALRDETDIPLRQLYPTHCNRNPWLFAEAIEWGKAGGWVDLTTSSFPDLLEDGERLAADALLELLAANVPAERITFSSDANASLPRFDGEGRLIEMRCGQIASLWQQCVRATRLGVSLERALAAVTSNPAQALGLGSKGRIGVGQDADLLLVHDRTFAIERVMSGGQWRE
- a CDS encoding ABC transporter ATP-binding protein; the protein is MSDVAALEVRDLHKYFGTHEVLKGIDMTAHKGDVISLIGSSGSGKSTFLRCINLLETPSSGTVSLHGELIRMKTSRAGERLPEDMRQVERIRSRLAMVFQSFNLWSHMTIMQNIIEVPIQVLKVPRAEALAKAEQLLNRVGLWERRDYYPGHLSGGQQQRAAIARALAVEPEVMLFDEPTSALDPELVGEVLGLMRELAEEGRTMLVVTHEMSFARDVSNKVMFLHQGRVEEEGNPKEIFAHPKSERFKQFISSIY